GCCAGGTTCTGTTCCTGTTCGCTGAGCACCTGCACGGGTCCCAAGGCCGCGGCGCGTATCTGGCTGGCGGCATCGGCACAGCCATGGACCGTGCGGAAGATGCATTCATGCAGGTCGCGTCCCGCCACGGTGGCGCCATGCCGCCGCATCAGCACCGTCCACCAGGGTCCCAACGCGCGCGCCAGCGAGTCGCCTTCGGCCTGCGTGACGACCAGCAGGCGCGTGTCGCCGAACTCGTCCCGGCTATCCCAGTAGGGCACTTGCGCGCCCATGGCCGCGCCTGTCTGGCAGCTCGGCTTCAGCGGCGCGCCCGTCTGCGCGAAAGGCATGATGGCCGGCGAATGATGATGGCAGACGGCGCCGACGTCCGGGCGGGCGCGGAAGATGGCGCTGTGGATGATGCGCTCGGAAAACAGCCCCGCCGGCGTCGGCTCGACCGGCTCCGCGTTCATGTCGTATTCGATGATGTCGTCGGGGGTCACGCGGCTGGGCGCGCCGGCGACGGGCAGCAGGAAACGGTCGGGGCGATCGGGATGCCGCACGCTGACGTGGCCGAACGCGTCCATCGCGCCTTGGTCCACCAGCAGGCGATGCGCCAATGCCAGGTCGCGTTTCAGGGATTTCAGGTCTGTCGTCATGGGCGTTGCTCCTATCCGCAAAAAATACCATATTTGGGACTTATTCCGTATTGGGAACAAACCCTTTGTTGATTCGGACGAGGGCTCCAATGTGCGCGGCGCGGAAAAGGGTGCCAGTCGACTCAGGTACAATGCAGGCCCGTTCGGGATCCCGGACGGCCGTCGGGGCGTAGCGCAGCCTGGTAGCGCATCTGCTTTGGGAGCAGAGGGTCGCGAGTTCGAATCCCGCCGCCCCGACCATTGAAATCAAAGGGTTAGCTGATGTCTTCGGCTAGCCCTTTGTTGTTTTCGGGGCTGGGTCTCCGTCATGGCGATGCCCTCCTTCGGTGAACGACGACAGGGGGTTCATGCCTTTCATCGCCCCTCAACCGCTGCGTTGCGCAGTATTGGAGCGAGTGATATAAAACCTGCGCGGCACGCTGTTCCTGCGTGTCATTTAGAAGAAATTCAGATGCCAGAGATAGACCTCGAGCAGCAGCTCCGAGAATATCAAGCACATTTTGCGCTCACCGCTCCTTCCGGCCGGCCGGCTCTGTACCAGGCCAAGATAGATGAATTGCGGTCGGAATTTGCGTTCCAATCCGCGCTCAAGGTTGGCGATCGTGTGCCGGACTTCACGCTGTCGAACGCCCGGGGATCCGCCGTTTCCGTGGCTTCCGCGCTGGCGCGAGGTTCCGCCATCGTCACGTTCTATCGTGGTGGCTGGTGTCCCTACTGCAACTTGCAGCTGCGGGCGTACCAGGCCTTCTTGCCCCAGTTCGAAGCGCTTGGCGCAAGCCTCATGGCGATTTCGCCGCAGATGCCGGACGGTTCGATTTCGACGGCGGAGCGCAATGCTTTGGCTTTCGAGGTCCTGAGCGATCCTGGCAATGAAGTTGCAAGGCAATTCGGACTCGTCTACACCCTGCCGCAAGAATTGCGTGACGCCTTGAAGTCGAACGGCAAGGCCTTGCCGCCCATCAATGGCGACGACAGCTGGGAGTTACCGGTTCCTGCCACCTACGTCGTTGCGCAAAGCGGCGAGATTGCGTTGGCGTTTGTCGACGTGGACTACCGACGCAGATTGGCGCCGGAACGCATCCTGGACGTTCTCCATATTCTGGCCAACAAGCAGGCGCCCGAGCCGTGATCCGCTTCCATTTTCATCCGACGCCGGACCCCGCGGGAGCCGCACTTCGCCTTGAATGCCTGCATCCTTGAGTAGAGAGCCAACATGGAACTGAAAAACAAACGTGTCTTGGTGACCGGTGGTTCGAGCGGGATCGGTTTGGCACTGGCGCACGCGCTTGGCGCGGCCGGCGCTGCCGTGTTCATGACCGGTCGGCGTGAGAAAACACTCAACGACGCACTGGCCAGCCTTCCCGGCGCGGCGGGAACTTGTGCCGATGTGGCGACCCCGGAAGGGCGCGCGAAGACGCTGGATGCGGCCATGGCCAGCCTGGGCGGCCTGGACATCTTGATCAACAATGCCGGCGGTGTCCGGGCTGGGCGACTGGAAAACATGTCTGAAGCAGACATCGAGGCCATGGTCACCGTGGACCTGCTGGCGCCTATCTTGTTGGTCCGCTTGGCCATGCCCGCGCTGCGGGCGAGTGGCGACGCGATGGTCGTGAACGTTTCATCGGGCATTGCCCTGGTTGGCGCGCCCTTCTATGCGACCTATGCCGCTGTGAAAGCGGGTCTGGCGCATTTTGGCGAGTCGCTGAGACGGGAACTCAAGGGCGAAGGTATACACGTCCTGACCGCCTATCCGGGTGGAACGGATACGCCCATGATGAAAACGAACCGCGCCGGTCCGGAATTGGGTTTCTCGCGCGAGCCGGCCTCCGCTGTTGCTCAAGCGATCGTGGCTGGCATGGAATCGAATGCTTTCGAAGTCATCCGGGGCGGCGAGGCCCGGGCCGAGATGATTGCACTGAACCGTGAAGATCCTGCGGCGGTCGATGCCAGGTTCCTCTCCCGCAAGGCGGCGCTGGAGGACGCAGTGAGAGACCACAACGCGTTATGAACGCGCGGATCGCGCGGGCGCGGGAATAACGGGCATTAAAGCCAGGTTGGCTCGATCGGTTTTCGTTGCGGGCCGTGGCCTCTTGATCCCTACATCAGTTTGGCAAGTTCGGTGACTGGCAACCCCACTTGCCGCGCAAGGTCCTTCCTGGACAACTTGCCGCTTGCCAGGAGAAGCTTGGCATTCTCTTGTCTCAAGGTTTTGAGCAGCTCCTGGGGCGGCACGCCGAAGTGCTGCTTGAATCTGCGCTGAAACGTCCGGCGTGACATATTGCACCGATCGGCCATGTCATCCACGGTCCATGGCGCGGCCAGGCTCTTTTCCATGCTGCCGATCAGATCCCGGAATGGCGCGCTGGCACGGTCCTGCACGCGCAGGGTCTGGCTGTACTGCCGCTGGTCGCCGCTTCGCCTCAAATAGACCACCAGGCGCCGGGCAACGCGCTGGGCAAGCGCGATGCCGCAATCGTGTTCGATCAGTGTCAGCGCCAGATCGATACCGGCAGTGACGCCGGCGGTCGTCCAGTATTTTCCGCTTTCGCAAAAGATACGTTCATCGACAACGTCCAGGTGCGGAAACGCCTGGCGAAGCCGGTCGGCGTTGCGCCAATGCGTCGTGACGGGCCGTCCGTCCAGAAAGCCGGCTGAGGCGAGTAGGAATGCACCGGTGCAGACGCTGCAGGTTCGAGCAGTGCTCAGGTCGCACGCGCGCAGCCATTGCAGGATGGCAGGATCCTGAGCGGCGCGATGCACACCGTCCCCGCCAGGGACGATCAGCGTGTGCAAGCGAAAGTCGATCGCCGCGTCCAGGGTGTGGTCGACCAGCAGGCGTAAGCCTCCGTCAGTGCTTTGCGCGGGAGTTTCGGGGCCAAAGCTGGACAGGTGATAGCGCTGGTATCCGAGTTCATCGTTGGCGGTCGTGAAGGCCTGCCAGGGACCGCTCAGGTCTATCGGTTGAAAGCCGGGGAAAACGAGAAAGCCAATGTGAAGTGGCGCAATTCCCTCTGCTTTTGGCGCATGTTCATTCACGAAGACCTCTACCTTGGAGACTTTCAAGGGGATTCTGTATGCAAGTCAATTTTCTGCTCTTTTCCGCGGTCACTCAACTCGATTTGACGGGTCCGTACGAGGTTCTGGCTCGTGCGCCAGGCTTCGAGATCGATCTGGTCTCGCCATCGATGGAGCCGGTCCGATCCGACCGCGGCTTGACCCTGCTACCCACCGCGACGTTCGATACGGCCAAGCCCTGCGACCTGTTGGTCGTTCCCGGTGGGCCGGGGACTGACGACGCCTTGGTAGACCCCCGCTGGGTGGATTTCACTGCCCGCCAGGCCGCGCAGGCCAGGTTCGTCTTCGGCATTTGCACCGGATCGCTTCTGTTGGGCGCAGCCGGATTGCTTCGTGGACGGCGCGCCGCATGCCATTGGCAGGCACGAGAGTTCCTGAGTGAATTCGGCGCCATTCCTGATGAATCCCGCATGTGCGCGGACGGCAACATCTTCACGTCGGGCGGTGTGACTTCCGGCATCGATATGGCCATCAAAGTGGTCGCCATCCTGCTCGGCGACGACGCCGCGCGGCAAATCCAACTGCAGATCGAATACGATCCGGAGCCGCCATTCGCCGGCGGCACGCCGCGCACGTCTCCCGACCATATCGTCCAGCGCTGCCTGGATGCCACCCGCAAGCGTCACGCTATTCGCGCACAAGCCGTCGCCCAGGCCGCGCGGGCGCTGGACGCGTAAAGCGACGACGGAGCGCATCATGAAATTGTTGAAGAGAGGACTCGCCGCAGCGCTTACGTTCTTTGTCCTTGCGTCAGGCGCCGCGCATGCGGCTTTTCCGGATCATCCGATCACGCTGATCGTGCCGTACGCCGCGGGTGGCCCGATGGACCGGCTTGCGCGTCAGCTCGCCGCCAAGCTCGTTCCCCAGCTTCACCAGCCGATCGTCGTCCTCAACCGGGGTGGCGCGGGCGGCAACATCGGCGCGGTGACCGCCAAGCACGCCGCGCCGGATGGGTACACGCTATTCCTCGATCACATCCATATGGCGACGGCACCATCGCTCGAGCGCAAGCTGGACTTCAAGCCGCTGGAAGACTTTACCCCTCTGGGCATTTTCGTCGAGTCTCCGCTGGTCCTGATAGCCCGGCCTGGGATTCCCGCCGACAACAAGGACGACTTCCTGCGTTGGTTGGCGAGTCAAGCCCAGGTCAGCATGGCCAACGCAGGAACAGGCTCGGCCTCGTTCCTGTGCGGTTCGCTATTGCAGTCCGGGCTGAGAAAACATATCACCATGGTTCCGTATCGGGGAACGGGGCCGGCGATGATCGACCTGCTTAGCGGCCAGGTCGATCTCATGTGCGATTTGACCGCCAATGCCATTCCTCAAATCCAGGCGGGAAAGGTCGAGGCGATCGCCGTTACTGTTTCGCAGCCGCTGATTGGCACTGCCTTGGCAACCACGCCGACGATGCGGGATTTCGGCATCCCCATTGCACCATTGACGGTCTGGTATGGACTTTACGCTCCGGCCAAGGCCCCCGATCCTGTAGTCCGGAAAATTTCAGAGGCACTCCAGAACGTGGTGCGGGACCCTGAATTCCAAAAGGAACAGGCGGACGCGGGTCTTAAGGTCATCAAGGATGAACGGCTCACCCCGGAAGGTCACCGGGATTTCCTTCAGGCAGAAATCAAGAGGTGGGGCTCCGTGATCCAGGAGCCTGGCAATTGATCCGAGATCGCTTTACCTGAGCACCAGCCTGTACTGAGGGCTGCAATTTTTCGATTTTCAAGGAAAGTGCTGATCGATTCCTGCGATTTTTCAGAAATGCGGGGTGACGCAATATGTGCGTACGCCACGGCCTTGTGGCCTACCCATCGAGTTTCTGCCTCGCCAGGCAAGGAGATCATCATGTCCGCCTTCCATCCCTTTATCCGTAAAGCCTTGATCGCGGCTCCCCTGGCCGCGGTGGCACCCGCTTCGATAGCCGCATTGGGCATGCCCGCGGGGGCGGCTCCCATCAAGCCCATCCAGGTCCAGCACCAGGCGCGTGAGAAGGCTTACGGCAAGCTGGAAACCGTGGCGATCTTTCACGATGCCATGCCGACCGGCGTGACGGTGACGGAAACGGGCCGCATCTTCGTCAATTTCCCGCGCTGGGGCGATGACGTGCCCTTCACCGTGGGCGAGGTGCGCGGCGGCAAGGTGGTTGCCTATCCGGATGCCGCCGTGAATCGCGGCGACGCGGGATCGCCGGGCAGCCAGTTCATCAGCGTGCAGAGCGTGGTGGCGGACGGCCGCAATCATCTCTGGGTGCTGGATACGGCCGCGCCGAAGTTCGGGCCGCCGGAGGCGGGCGGCGCCAAGCTGGTGGCCGTCGACCTGGGCACCAACAAGATCGTGAAGACCATCATTTTCCCGCCGAACGTGATGCGGCCGCAGACTTACGTCAATGACGTGCGCTTCGACTTCCGGGTCGGCAAGGCGGGCGTGGCGTACGTGACGGATTCGTCGTTGAGCGGCACGGGCGGCATTATCATCGTCGACCTGGATAGCGGCACGGCGGTGCGGCGCCTGACCGGCGATCGGTCGACCTCCGCCGATCCCGCTTTCGTGGCGGTCGTGGAAGGCGAAACGCTGATCGGGCGCAACCCGGACGGCACCACGTCGCCGTTCACGGTGGCATCCGATGGCATCGCGCTGTCGCCGGATGGCAAGACGCTGTACTTCTCGCCCCTGTCCAGCCGCCATCTGTATTCGGTGCCGACCGATATCCTGCGCGACCCGAATGCCAGCGACGCGCAGGTGGCCGCCGCCGTCAAGGACCTGGGCGAGAAGGGCGCTTCCGATGGCCTGGAAGCGGACGCGAACGGCGCGGTCTATGCCGGCGACTACGAGCGCAACTCGATACGCAAACTGCGTCCCGGCGGCCAATGGGAAACGATCGCGCACGATCCGCGCATCCTGTGGCCGGACACCATGTCGATCGGTCCCGACGGTTACCTGTACTTCACCGTCAACCAGTTGCATCGGCAGCCCGGTTTTCACGCGGGCAAGGACTTGCGGCAGAAGCCCTACAGCCTGTTCCGCATCCGCATCGACAGCGCGCCGGCGCCGACGCATTGACGCGGTTCAGAATGTCGTGAACAGACTGCGCATGACGACAGGCGCGTCGGTGAAGTTCTTCACATCGTCCATCACCTGCTGCGTTTTCGGGCTGGCAAGCGCGTCATGGACGCCTTGTTCCGAGGAAAAGGTATACACGCCTATCGATTTCCATTCGCCGTTTTCGGCGTATGGGAAG
This genomic interval from Bordetella genomosp. 9 contains the following:
- a CDS encoding GlxA family transcriptional regulator is translated as MKVSKVEVFVNEHAPKAEGIAPLHIGFLVFPGFQPIDLSGPWQAFTTANDELGYQRYHLSSFGPETPAQSTDGGLRLLVDHTLDAAIDFRLHTLIVPGGDGVHRAAQDPAILQWLRACDLSTARTCSVCTGAFLLASAGFLDGRPVTTHWRNADRLRQAFPHLDVVDERIFCESGKYWTTAGVTAGIDLALTLIEHDCGIALAQRVARRLVVYLRRSGDQRQYSQTLRVQDRASAPFRDLIGSMEKSLAAPWTVDDMADRCNMSRRTFQRRFKQHFGVPPQELLKTLRQENAKLLLASGKLSRKDLARQVGLPVTELAKLM
- a CDS encoding SDR family NAD(P)-dependent oxidoreductase, whose product is MELKNKRVLVTGGSSGIGLALAHALGAAGAAVFMTGRREKTLNDALASLPGAAGTCADVATPEGRAKTLDAAMASLGGLDILINNAGGVRAGRLENMSEADIEAMVTVDLLAPILLVRLAMPALRASGDAMVVNVSSGIALVGAPFYATYAAVKAGLAHFGESLRRELKGEGIHVLTAYPGGTDTPMMKTNRAGPELGFSREPASAVAQAIVAGMESNAFEVIRGGEARAEMIALNREDPAAVDARFLSRKAALEDAVRDHNAL
- a CDS encoding tripartite tricarboxylate transporter substrate-binding protein, whose translation is MKLLKRGLAAALTFFVLASGAAHAAFPDHPITLIVPYAAGGPMDRLARQLAAKLVPQLHQPIVVLNRGGAGGNIGAVTAKHAAPDGYTLFLDHIHMATAPSLERKLDFKPLEDFTPLGIFVESPLVLIARPGIPADNKDDFLRWLASQAQVSMANAGTGSASFLCGSLLQSGLRKHITMVPYRGTGPAMIDLLSGQVDLMCDLTANAIPQIQAGKVEAIAVTVSQPLIGTALATTPTMRDFGIPIAPLTVWYGLYAPAKAPDPVVRKISEALQNVVRDPEFQKEQADAGLKVIKDERLTPEGHRDFLQAEIKRWGSVIQEPGN
- a CDS encoding peroxiredoxin-like family protein, translating into MPEIDLEQQLREYQAHFALTAPSGRPALYQAKIDELRSEFAFQSALKVGDRVPDFTLSNARGSAVSVASALARGSAIVTFYRGGWCPYCNLQLRAYQAFLPQFEALGASLMAISPQMPDGSISTAERNALAFEVLSDPGNEVARQFGLVYTLPQELRDALKSNGKALPPINGDDSWELPVPATYVVAQSGEIALAFVDVDYRRRLAPERILDVLHILANKQAPEP
- a CDS encoding L-dopachrome tautomerase-related protein; this encodes MSAFHPFIRKALIAAPLAAVAPASIAALGMPAGAAPIKPIQVQHQAREKAYGKLETVAIFHDAMPTGVTVTETGRIFVNFPRWGDDVPFTVGEVRGGKVVAYPDAAVNRGDAGSPGSQFISVQSVVADGRNHLWVLDTAAPKFGPPEAGGAKLVAVDLGTNKIVKTIIFPPNVMRPQTYVNDVRFDFRVGKAGVAYVTDSSLSGTGGIIIVDLDSGTAVRRLTGDRSTSADPAFVAVVEGETLIGRNPDGTTSPFTVASDGIALSPDGKTLYFSPLSSRHLYSVPTDILRDPNASDAQVAAAVKDLGEKGASDGLEADANGAVYAGDYERNSIRKLRPGGQWETIAHDPRILWPDTMSIGPDGYLYFTVNQLHRQPGFHAGKDLRQKPYSLFRIRIDSAPAPTH
- a CDS encoding DJ-1/PfpI family protein; its protein translation is MQVNFLLFSAVTQLDLTGPYEVLARAPGFEIDLVSPSMEPVRSDRGLTLLPTATFDTAKPCDLLVVPGGPGTDDALVDPRWVDFTARQAAQARFVFGICTGSLLLGAAGLLRGRRAACHWQAREFLSEFGAIPDESRMCADGNIFTSGGVTSGIDMAIKVVAILLGDDAARQIQLQIEYDPEPPFAGGTPRTSPDHIVQRCLDATRKRHAIRAQAVAQAARALDA
- a CDS encoding class II aldolase/adducin family protein, which codes for MTTDLKSLKRDLALAHRLLVDQGAMDAFGHVSVRHPDRPDRFLLPVAGAPSRVTPDDIIEYDMNAEPVEPTPAGLFSERIIHSAIFRARPDVGAVCHHHSPAIMPFAQTGAPLKPSCQTGAAMGAQVPYWDSRDEFGDTRLLVVTQAEGDSLARALGPWWTVLMRRHGATVAGRDLHECIFRTVHGCADAASQIRAAALGPVQVLSEQEQNLAGTLRPDPIMRCWSHWTAVMSPSLALPEA
- a CDS encoding EthD family reductase, with the protein product MTKMIVVCAGDANVRFDRDYYANEHFKLAKSCWAEHGLQSAEAYFPYAENGEWKSIGVYTFSSEQGVHDALASPKTQQVMDDVKNFTDAPVVMRSLFTTF